The Methanoregula sp. UBA64 nucleotide sequence TTCAGTTCGTCGAATTGCCTGACAAAATGACGATGAAATTATCCTCAAATCATTTTCTTAACGGCCTGAAAATTGGCCCGAAATCCTATTATTACGTTGCCTATCACGGTGGTGAACTTATTGACTGATTACACTCTGACTCTAAAAAAGAAGGATTATTCGAAGTATGGCCTTGAAGGAAACCCGTTCCCATTTTCGGGAGTTCCCGATGAACATCCAAGCGTGTATATCGGGCAGGATGATGTGCTTGAAAAAATAAATTCCGTGTTGTCATCGACGGTTCTTTCTGCTCAATCCAATCATATCATCGTAACTGGATCCTATGGCAATGGAAAAAGCCATACTCTGAAATTTATCAAAACGCATCTTCGCGATCAATTTTCTGAAAGATCTCAAACTCCGATTTGTGTGGGATATGTATCTCAACCCGGTGAAAATTTCATCGATATTTATACGAAATTCATGTATGATCTGGGGTATTCCTTTGTCAAACATCTCTCTCACAAATATCTCGGTCTCGTTGCATTTCAGATGTCAAAAGATGGTCTGATTGAAGAAAAAGTCCGGAAAGGTCAAGGATGGAAAGAGATCGAGAAAGGAGCTGTTCTCTTATCGGATATTGTACCAACGGCCATTCAGAAATTGAATGACGGGATTAAATATGTCGATTACACGAGAGCCTTCATTGCATTATCGTATGAAGAAAATTCCGTATATTCCTGGGAATGGTTGTGCGGAGAAGGGGTGGAATACAGCAAACGCCAGGAACTCAGCCTTGGAAAAAATATCAATGATACAAACTCGATACGGGCATTTAGTGCTCTGAAATATATCCTCAAAGAACTCGGTTATGCATCGCTCGTTCTTCTCATTGATGAGTTTGAGTATATCGAATCGCTCCCTCCGATGAAAAAACAAAAATTACTCAATTCCCTCCGTCATATTA carries:
- a CDS encoding BREX system ATP-binding domain-containing protein, with translation MTDYTLTLKKKDYSKYGLEGNPFPFSGVPDEHPSVYIGQDDVLEKINSVLSSTVLSAQSNHIIVTGSYGNGKSHTLKFIKTHLRDQFSERSQTPICVGYVSQPGENFIDIYTKFMYDLGYSFVKHLSHKYLGLVAFQMSKDGLIEEKVRKGQGWKEIEKGAVLLSDIVPTAIQKLNDGIKYVDYTRAFIALSYEENSVYSWEWLCGEGVEYSKRQELSLGKNINDTNSIRAFSALKYILKELGYASLVLLIDEFEYIESLPPMKKQKLLNSLRHIIDLNGEGLSLIIACAPEVWQNIVAEYHAFSERIGKEANLKPLDQEKIRMLLISYLNNKRRKRNNTFTPFTEESIECIFMHSQGNTRRVISLCSQALDFSVEFNKQYIDQDVLDSIISS